The Paramixta manurensis region CGGCGGGCACTTGGCGGGAAATCCGTGGGGAGCATTAATGATTTTGCTGGCCGCAATTAGCTGGGCCTTCGGTTCGGTCTGGGGGTCGCGCATTGCGTTGCCAAAGGGCGCTATGGCTGGCGCGATTGAGATGATTACCGCCGGAGTGGTTCTGCTGTTACTCAGCAGCGTAAGCGGAGAGCATTTGGTGGCCATGCCGGATTTGCGCGGCTTTCTGGCGCTCGGTTATCTGACACTCTTTGGCTCAATCATCGCCATTAATGCCTATATGTACCTGATCCGCAATGTTACACCCGCCGTTGCTACCAGCTACGCCTACGTTAACCCGGTCGTCGCAGTGCTGCTTGGCACATCTTTTGGCGATGAGATGCTTTCGCAGCGCGAATGGCTGGCGCTGGCGATTATTATTGCCGCAGTGGTTTTAGTGACGTTAGGTAAGACGCTGTTTCCGGCAAAAACCGCCATTAAGCAAGTCTCCTAAGGCCTCAATTCGCATCTGGCGTTTCGCCAGACGCCAGATGCTGAATGCCCTGGTAATCGATCGCAGCGTTGCCATCGCTGGCCAGCACCC contains the following coding sequences:
- the yedA gene encoding drug/metabolite exporter YedA, translated to MTRRTTLLPLITSLFILYVVWGSTYFAIRIGVESWPPMMMAGLRFLTAGVILFILVRVQGQPLPDWRSTVNAAIVGILLLVIGNGLVTIAEQQNVPSGLAAVMVATVPLFAMCFSRLFGISTRWIEWVGIAVGLVGIVLLNSGGHLAGNPWGALMILLAAISWAFGSVWGSRIALPKGAMAGAIEMITAGVVLLLLSSVSGEHLVAMPDLRGFLALGYLTLFGSIIAINAYMYLIRNVTPAVATSYAYVNPVVAVLLGTSFGDEMLSQREWLALAIIIAAVVLVTLGKTLFPAKTAIKQVS